One Salvelinus namaycush isolate Seneca chromosome 4, SaNama_1.0, whole genome shotgun sequence genomic window carries:
- the LOC120045737 gene encoding regulator of G-protein signaling 17-like — protein sequence MRKRQQPHIEGPPQAPGHPRPNNCCMCWCGCCKCLWNEDRMEGSERTCTKMDSIEATEEQQPTLDEVVAWARSFELVMRSSEGREIFREFLRSEYSEENLLFWLACEELKKETDPTAIDEKARIIYEDYVSILSPKEVSLDSRVREGINLSLAEPNNVMYEEAQLQIYTLMHRDSYPRFLNSSVYRDLLDSKRSSCLDT from the exons ATGAGAAAACGGCAGCAGCCACACATTGAAGGACCTCCCCAGGCGCCTGGCCACCCACGACCCAACAACTGCTGCATGTGCTGGTGTGGTTGTTGTAAATGCCTCTG GAATGAGGACCGCATGGAGGGTTCCGAACGGACATGCACTAAAATGGATAGTATTGAAGCCACGGAAGAGCA GCAACCCACTCTAGACGAGGTGGTGGCCTGGGCCCGTAGCTTCGAGCTGGTGATGCGCTCCTCAGAAGGCAGGGAGATTTTCCGAGAATTTCTGCGCTCTGAGTACAGCGAAGAGAACCTGTTGTTCTGGCTGGCCTGTGAGGAGCTGAAGAAGGAGACGGACCCGACAGCGATCGATGAGAAAGCCAGGATCATCTATGAGGACTACGTCTCCATTCTATCACCAAAAGAG GTGAGCCTAGATTCACGGGTGAGGGAAGGCATCAACCTGAGCCTGGCAGAGCCTAACAACGTGATGTACGAGGAAGCCCAGCTGCAGATCTACACCCTGATGCACAGAGACTCCTACCCCCGTTTCCTCAACTCCTCTGTTTACAGAGACCTTCTGGACAGCAAGAGAAGCTCCTGCCTAGACACCTAA